Proteins encoded by one window of Acuticoccus sp. MNP-M23:
- a CDS encoding SLC13 family permease, protein MESDLAMTATLVIIAISTFLYATERYSIEAISLGVIASYLLVFVAFALPTQDGTLGPAAILEGFSNPGLITVMALLVVGQGLFHTDALERPALYIVRINRKLGAVGLVGTFLIIATLSAFLNNTPVVVMFIPIIASLAHAMKTPSARVMMPLSFVTILGGMTTLIGSSTNLLAANVARQAGAVDLSFFSFTPLAMILASVGLVYVLGVVPFLLRKRESMAEAMQSGAGKQFIAEIPIRAGHPLVGATANAGMFPQLRDMTVRLVQRGERPFLPPFENVTLRPGDVVIVAATRTALERALAGHGSVLRDAEDDRPPGVVTLAEALVAPGSRLIGRTISQSGLRGDTGCVVLAIERRSRMPRMPLADIRMEAGDVLLFAGPRRGIDELRGNRDILLIDWTAVDIPARQRAPIALAVFASVVALAATGLVPIVVASLMGAFAMLATRCLNTRQAARVIDGRIVMLIASAIASATALQATGGAEILANGLLTALADAPPPVVMSALFIIIALTTNILTNNAAAVLFTPIAIGVAARLGLPAEPFVVTVILAANASFATPVAYQTNLLVMGPGHYRYRDFMVAGGPLVLLLWGTFSLVAPWWYGI, encoded by the coding sequence ATGGAAAGCGACCTCGCGATGACGGCGACTCTCGTCATCATCGCCATCTCCACGTTTCTTTACGCCACCGAGCGCTACTCGATCGAAGCAATCAGCCTCGGCGTGATCGCCTCATACCTCCTCGTCTTCGTGGCCTTCGCCCTGCCGACGCAGGACGGCACGCTGGGGCCTGCAGCAATTCTGGAAGGCTTCTCCAACCCCGGCCTCATCACCGTGATGGCGCTTCTGGTGGTGGGTCAGGGCCTCTTTCACACCGATGCGCTGGAACGGCCGGCGCTCTACATTGTCCGCATCAACAGGAAACTGGGGGCCGTCGGGCTGGTCGGCACGTTCCTGATCATCGCGACACTCTCGGCATTCCTGAACAACACACCCGTCGTGGTGATGTTCATCCCCATCATCGCGTCTCTCGCCCACGCCATGAAAACGCCGTCCGCGCGGGTGATGATGCCGCTGTCGTTCGTCACCATCCTTGGCGGGATGACCACGCTGATCGGCTCTTCGACCAACCTTCTGGCCGCCAACGTGGCAAGGCAGGCGGGCGCGGTGGACCTGTCGTTCTTCTCCTTCACGCCGCTGGCGATGATCCTGGCGTCCGTCGGCCTCGTCTATGTGCTGGGCGTGGTGCCGTTTCTGCTGCGCAAGCGCGAATCCATGGCCGAGGCCATGCAGTCCGGCGCCGGCAAGCAGTTCATTGCCGAAATTCCGATCCGGGCGGGGCACCCGCTGGTGGGCGCCACCGCCAACGCCGGGATGTTCCCTCAGCTGCGCGACATGACGGTCCGTCTGGTCCAGCGCGGCGAACGGCCTTTCCTGCCGCCGTTCGAGAACGTCACGCTGCGGCCCGGCGACGTGGTGATCGTTGCGGCAACCCGCACGGCTCTGGAGCGGGCACTGGCCGGTCACGGCAGCGTGCTGCGCGATGCCGAAGACGACCGGCCGCCCGGCGTCGTCACGCTGGCCGAAGCGCTGGTTGCCCCCGGTTCTCGCCTGATCGGGCGGACCATTTCGCAATCGGGTCTGCGCGGCGACACGGGCTGCGTCGTCCTTGCCATCGAGCGGCGCTCGCGGATGCCGCGGATGCCACTTGCCGATATCCGCATGGAGGCCGGCGATGTGCTCCTGTTCGCCGGACCGCGGCGGGGCATCGATGAACTTCGCGGCAACCGCGACATTCTGCTGATCGACTGGACCGCGGTCGACATCCCTGCCCGGCAGCGTGCCCCCATAGCGCTGGCCGTGTTCGCCTCGGTGGTGGCGTTGGCGGCGACCGGGCTGGTGCCCATTGTGGTTGCCTCGCTGATGGGCGCCTTCGCCATGCTGGCCACACGCTGCCTCAACACCCGGCAGGCGGCGCGTGTGATCGACGGCCGCATCGTGATGCTGATTGCCTCCGCCATTGCCTCCGCAACGGCGCTTCAGGCGACCGGCGGTGCGGAAATTCTGGCGAACGGGCTCCTCACGGCGCTGGCCGATGCGCCGCCGCCTGTTGTCATGTCGGCGCTTTTCATCATCATCGCGCTCACCACCAACATCCTGACCAACAATGCCGCGGCGGTGCTGTTCACTCCCATCGCCATCGGCGTTGCCGCCCGGCTCGGTCTGCCGGCCGAGCCTTTCGTCGTCACGGTGATCCTTGCGGCCAACGCCTCCTTTGCAACACCGGTCGCTTATCAGACCAATCTTCTGGTCATGGGACCGGGGCATTATCGCTACCGCGACTTTATGGTCGCCGGAGGGCCCCTCGTTTTGCTACTGTGGGGCACATTCTCGCTTGTGGCGCCATGGTGGTACGGTATTTGA
- a CDS encoding arginyltransferase has protein sequence MTEHPQFYLTSPSQCPYLPGRLERKVFTHLVGERAEGLNDVLTQGGFRRSQNIAYRPACDGCRACVSVRVVVDEFDWTRSLKRVVKTNNHIERIERPALPSSEQYAVFRAYLDTRHAEGGMADMTVLDYAMMVEDTHVDTRVFEYRAPGTGHNRGALLGCALTDVLSDGLSMVYSFYEPDEVATSLGTFMILDHVARAAALGLPYVYLGYWVDGSDKMAYKTRFQPQEQLTNRGWARL, from the coding sequence TTGACCGAGCACCCGCAATTCTACCTGACATCCCCGTCCCAGTGCCCCTACCTTCCCGGACGGCTCGAGCGCAAAGTCTTCACGCATCTTGTGGGTGAGCGCGCCGAAGGCCTGAACGACGTTCTGACCCAAGGCGGCTTCCGCCGCAGCCAGAACATCGCCTACCGGCCGGCGTGCGATGGGTGCCGGGCATGCGTTTCGGTCCGCGTTGTGGTGGACGAGTTCGACTGGACCCGGTCGCTGAAACGGGTGGTGAAGACCAACAATCACATCGAGCGGATCGAGCGCCCGGCCCTCCCCTCGTCCGAACAATACGCCGTGTTTCGCGCCTATCTCGACACGCGCCACGCCGAAGGCGGCATGGCCGACATGACCGTGCTCGACTATGCGATGATGGTCGAGGACACCCACGTCGATACCCGCGTCTTCGAGTACCGGGCACCAGGCACGGGGCACAACCGCGGTGCGCTGCTGGGCTGTGCGCTGACCGACGTTCTGTCCGACGGGCTGTCGATGGTCTACTCGTTCTACGAGCCGGACGAGGTGGCAACCTCCCTCGGCACCTTCATGATTCTCGACCACGTGGCGCGCGCTGCAGCGCTCGGCCTGCCCTACGTCTATCTCGGCTACTGGGTCGATGGCTCCGACAAGATGGCCTACAAGACGCGGTTCCAGCCGCAGGAACAGCTCACCAACCGCGGCTGGGCACGGCTCTAG
- a CDS encoding methyl-accepting chemotaxis protein — MSTESTFGRAPNLLNNITTSTKIVASVLLIFMLFVLSQGLSYQRARNIADNFTKLEAAASENLHVIKLEERLAEAWAAILDYRVTPSNDRMQAVHEALREMERERAHVQRGVTSEAASPLLAEIAGLLDRFEINVARTLELQAQRSVLVTTLETTGNSLTAHLTEAIDTANAASNPEAMEAMRAVEALLLKSRLSVQRFLTAGTPASLTTARDYLSEAQALAPRMALLASQSGAAVSASTYQDGLENYRTKLDALGDISQEFKTTLGQETGAVKTEIIEKLDQVAELLLVEEAALNDATEGTIAGMVVFCIVVLVAGLLLLTAIGFIQIQTLSRPLRAVTAALDDLAQFKTRFAVREKNAKDELGRMWDSVAQLRPALAAVDTQTKMVNGMSLPVMLADPQNDFKITYMNDAAKSVLEKLRDHLPCGPDEMMGRSIDMFHENPERQRRILSDPSNLPWRGMIDFKGLEFFDLYVAPLFDRDGVYSGTVLSWRVVTAEMTRLNEIEDDVRRTVHDINETFSAMRSRIGNIGDGVQKTRTHLKSGSEAVFSASSSVQTVASAAEELSASISEISTQMTQSSRRSSEAASVAKDVASRAETLSAASRNISTVVETISEIANQVSLLALNATIEAARAGEAGKGFAVVATEVKNLAVQTGQATAKVSEQTSAIQEQIANVTEGITNVSRVIEEINEVFVSVAASAEEQQVATSEISRNAQIAAEGAENATTTIQEVENFSEANMAATQELSQSAEAVSSANDNLGRETDRFLEVLRRV, encoded by the coding sequence ATGAGCACAGAGTCGACATTCGGCCGCGCGCCAAACCTCCTCAACAACATCACCACATCGACCAAGATCGTCGCATCAGTGCTCCTGATCTTCATGCTGTTCGTCCTGTCGCAGGGCCTGAGCTACCAGCGCGCGCGCAATATCGCGGACAATTTTACCAAGCTGGAGGCAGCGGCCAGCGAGAACCTGCATGTCATCAAGCTGGAAGAACGGCTTGCCGAGGCCTGGGCGGCTATCCTGGATTACCGGGTTACACCGTCCAACGACCGGATGCAGGCCGTGCACGAAGCGCTGCGCGAAATGGAGCGGGAGCGCGCACATGTTCAACGCGGGGTGACAAGCGAGGCAGCCAGCCCGTTGCTCGCCGAGATCGCGGGCCTGCTTGACCGGTTTGAAATCAATGTCGCGCGCACGCTCGAACTTCAAGCGCAGCGCAGCGTGCTCGTCACAACCCTTGAGACCACCGGCAACAGCCTGACGGCCCACTTGACCGAAGCCATCGACACCGCGAACGCAGCCAGCAACCCCGAAGCAATGGAGGCAATGCGCGCCGTCGAAGCTCTGCTCCTCAAGTCCCGCCTCTCCGTCCAGCGCTTCCTGACGGCTGGCACCCCGGCATCGCTCACCACCGCGCGGGACTATCTGTCCGAGGCGCAGGCGCTGGCCCCGCGGATGGCGCTGCTCGCATCCCAGTCAGGCGCGGCCGTTTCCGCCAGCACCTATCAGGACGGCCTCGAAAACTACCGCACGAAATTGGATGCGCTGGGCGACATCAGCCAGGAGTTCAAGACGACGCTGGGGCAGGAAACCGGCGCGGTGAAGACCGAAATCATCGAGAAGCTCGATCAGGTGGCGGAGCTTCTGCTGGTCGAAGAGGCTGCGTTGAACGACGCAACCGAAGGGACCATCGCCGGCATGGTCGTGTTCTGCATCGTCGTTCTGGTTGCAGGCCTCCTCCTTCTAACCGCCATCGGCTTCATTCAAATCCAGACCCTGTCGCGCCCCTTGCGCGCCGTCACCGCCGCCCTCGACGATCTGGCCCAGTTCAAAACCCGCTTTGCCGTCCGCGAAAAGAACGCAAAGGACGAACTTGGCCGGATGTGGGACAGCGTTGCGCAGCTGCGTCCGGCGCTGGCTGCTGTGGACACACAGACCAAGATGGTGAACGGCATGTCCCTGCCAGTCATGCTTGCCGATCCGCAAAATGACTTCAAGATCACCTACATGAACGACGCGGCGAAAAGCGTTCTCGAAAAGTTGCGCGACCATCTCCCCTGCGGTCCCGACGAGATGATGGGCCGCTCCATCGACATGTTCCACGAAAACCCGGAACGTCAGCGGCGCATCCTGAGCGATCCCAGCAACCTCCCCTGGCGCGGCATGATCGACTTCAAGGGCCTCGAATTCTTCGACCTTTACGTCGCCCCACTGTTCGACCGGGATGGCGTTTACAGCGGAACGGTCCTGTCGTGGCGCGTCGTGACGGCAGAGATGACGCGGCTGAACGAGATCGAGGACGACGTTCGTCGAACCGTCCATGACATCAACGAGACCTTCAGCGCCATGCGCAGCCGCATCGGCAATATCGGCGACGGCGTGCAGAAAACACGCACGCACCTCAAATCCGGCTCGGAAGCGGTCTTCTCTGCATCCAGCAGCGTCCAGACCGTTGCGTCCGCCGCGGAGGAACTGTCCGCCTCCATCAGCGAGATCTCGACCCAGATGACGCAGTCGTCCCGCCGCAGTTCGGAAGCTGCCAGCGTTGCCAAGGATGTCGCAAGCCGGGCTGAAACGCTCTCGGCCGCCAGCCGCAACATCTCCACGGTGGTGGAGACCATCTCGGAAATTGCCAACCAGGTCAGCCTGCTTGCTCTCAACGCCACCATCGAGGCCGCCCGCGCCGGCGAGGCCGGCAAGGGGTTTGCGGTGGTCGCCACCGAGGTGAAGAACCTCGCCGTCCAGACGGGGCAGGCCACCGCCAAGGTCAGCGAGCAGACAAGCGCCATTCAGGAGCAGATCGCAAACGTCACCGAAGGCATCACCAACGTGTCGCGGGTGATCGAGGAGATCAACGAAGTGTTCGTCAGCGTGGCGGCGTCTGCCGAAGAACAGCAGGTCGCCACCAGCGAGATTAGCCGGAATGCGCAGATCGCGGCTGAAGGCGCCGAGAACGCAACCACGACCATTCAGGAGGTGGAGAATTTCTCCGAGGCCAACATGGCGGCGACCCAGGAGCTCAGCCAATCGGCCGAAGCGGTCTCGTCCGCCAACGACAATCTTGGCCGCGAAACCGACCGTTTCCTGGAAGTGCTGCGCCGGGTCTGA
- the glgX gene encoding glycogen debranching protein GlgX, producing MSETDATLGTTETRVSAPQVMRRSLIREGRPFPIGAAWDGVGVNFALFSANATKVELCLFDIDGKTELERIRLPEYTDEVFHGYLPEARPGTTYGYRVYGEYAPEAGHRFNPNKLLLDPYARQLIGRLKWDDSLFGYTLGHPDGDLSFDDRDSAAFMPKCRVIDPAFTWGAERKPFVPWDQTIVYETHLKGFTERHPDVPEAIRGTFQGLAHHATVAYLKRLGISAVELLPIQAIVDDDYLVANGLSNYWGYNTIGFFAPDPRYLGTPFVNEFKEMVAALHGSGIEIILDVVYNHTPEGNELGPTLSFKGIDNASYYRLMPDNARYYINDTGTGNTVNLSHPRVLQMVTDSLRYWADEMRVDGFRFDLATILARETYGFDEGGGFLDSCRQDPVLSSVKLIAEPWDIGPGGYQVGQFPPGWAEWNDKFRDNVREFWKGDEGMAADLAKRLTGSGDLFDKRGRKPFASVNFVTAHDGFTLNDLVSYNEKHNMANGEEGRDGHSHNISWNHGVEGPTDDPEITALRERQKRNILATLLFSQGTPMLLAGDEMGRTQDGNNNAYCQDNEIAWLDWDGRSEDDRALTAFTRKLIVLRRTYPMLRRNRFLTGQNNPELDVKDVTWLAPDNSEMSSENWDDPNTRCFGMLLDGRAQPSGIVKRGEDATLLMILNAYHDDVGFILPEVTGGTDWLCLVDTTRPELEDPETLKSGETCNVTGRSLMLFALDTAGHAKSQTRNAESGLHDVAWDQQSGA from the coding sequence ATGAGCGAAACTGACGCGACCCTCGGGACCACCGAAACGCGAGTCTCCGCGCCGCAGGTGATGCGCCGCTCGCTCATCCGCGAGGGCCGGCCCTTTCCCATCGGTGCTGCGTGGGACGGCGTCGGCGTCAACTTCGCGCTGTTTTCGGCCAACGCCACCAAGGTGGAGCTTTGCCTGTTCGACATCGACGGCAAGACCGAGCTGGAGCGCATCCGCCTGCCCGAGTACACCGACGAGGTGTTCCACGGCTATCTGCCCGAAGCACGGCCCGGCACCACCTACGGCTACCGCGTCTACGGCGAATACGCGCCGGAGGCAGGCCACCGCTTCAACCCCAACAAGCTGCTTCTCGACCCCTATGCCCGCCAGCTCATCGGCCGGCTGAAATGGGATGACAGCCTGTTCGGTTACACCCTCGGCCACCCCGACGGCGACCTTTCGTTCGACGATCGCGACAGCGCCGCCTTCATGCCCAAGTGCCGGGTGATCGACCCGGCCTTCACCTGGGGCGCGGAGCGCAAGCCGTTCGTGCCGTGGGACCAGACCATCGTCTACGAAACCCATCTCAAGGGCTTCACCGAGCGTCATCCGGATGTGCCAGAGGCAATCCGTGGCACCTTCCAGGGCCTCGCCCACCACGCGACCGTCGCCTACCTCAAGCGCCTCGGCATCAGCGCGGTCGAGCTTTTGCCGATCCAGGCGATCGTCGATGACGATTATCTGGTCGCCAATGGCCTCTCCAACTATTGGGGCTACAACACCATCGGCTTCTTTGCGCCGGACCCGCGCTATCTCGGCACGCCGTTCGTCAACGAATTCAAGGAGATGGTTGCAGCTCTCCATGGTTCGGGCATCGAGATCATTCTCGATGTGGTGTACAACCACACCCCCGAGGGCAACGAGCTCGGGCCGACGCTGTCGTTCAAGGGCATCGACAATGCCAGCTACTACCGGCTGATGCCGGACAATGCGCGCTACTACATCAACGACACCGGCACCGGTAACACGGTGAACCTGTCGCACCCGCGCGTCCTGCAGATGGTGACGGATTCCTTGCGTTACTGGGCGGACGAGATGCGCGTCGACGGTTTCCGCTTCGACCTTGCGACCATCCTTGCCCGCGAAACCTACGGGTTCGACGAGGGCGGCGGCTTCCTCGACAGCTGCCGGCAGGATCCCGTGCTGTCGTCGGTCAAGCTGATTGCCGAGCCGTGGGACATCGGGCCGGGTGGCTACCAGGTCGGCCAGTTCCCGCCGGGCTGGGCGGAGTGGAACGACAAGTTCCGCGATAACGTGCGCGAGTTCTGGAAGGGCGACGAGGGCATGGCCGCCGATCTTGCCAAACGGCTGACGGGCTCCGGCGACCTTTTCGACAAGCGTGGCCGCAAGCCGTTTGCCAGCGTCAACTTCGTGACGGCGCACGACGGCTTCACCCTCAACGATCTCGTGTCCTACAACGAGAAACACAACATGGCGAACGGTGAGGAGGGACGCGACGGCCACTCCCACAACATCTCGTGGAACCACGGGGTGGAGGGGCCGACGGACGACCCGGAAATCACGGCACTGCGAGAGCGGCAGAAGCGCAACATCCTCGCAACGCTGTTGTTCTCGCAAGGGACGCCCATGCTCCTCGCGGGCGACGAGATGGGCCGTACCCAGGATGGCAACAACAACGCCTACTGCCAGGACAACGAAATTGCCTGGCTGGACTGGGACGGCCGTTCCGAAGACGACCGCGCGCTGACCGCGTTCACCCGCAAGCTTATTGTCCTTCGCCGCACCTACCCGATGCTGCGGCGCAACCGTTTTCTGACCGGCCAGAACAACCCCGAACTCGACGTGAAGGACGTGACGTGGCTCGCGCCCGACAATTCCGAAATGTCGAGTGAGAACTGGGACGACCCCAACACGCGCTGCTTCGGGATGTTGCTGGACGGCCGGGCGCAGCCCTCCGGTATCGTCAAGCGCGGCGAGGATGCCACGCTGCTGATGATCCTCAACGCCTATCACGACGATGTGGGCTTCATCCTGCCAGAGGTCACAGGCGGCACCGATTGGCTCTGCCTGGTGGACACCACGCGCCCCGAGCTTGAGGACCCGGAAACCCTCAAGTCCGGCGAAACGTGCAACGTGACCGGTCGTTCGCTGATGTTGTTTGCGCTGGACACTGCCGGCCACGCCAAGTCGCAGACCCGCAATGCGGAAAGTGGCCTGCATGATGTGGCCTGGGACCAGCAGTCGGGCGCCTGA
- a CDS encoding MarR family winged helix-turn-helix transcriptional regulator, giving the protein MSEQPAPTGSEASPPADMADEPALADVGLDAFAPYLINRISARYNADMAAILKEHGLTTAKMRALAVLRVHPGLTVNELAVYAVMEQSTMSRTLDAMEVAGLVERNLRPDDGRVREVALTEAGSAAFAAAWPLMREQERRMLGGLDDAARDAFLETLRSVLANIRHHPF; this is encoded by the coding sequence GTGAGCGAACAGCCCGCCCCGACCGGCTCCGAGGCGTCGCCGCCTGCGGACATGGCCGATGAACCGGCGCTGGCCGATGTCGGCCTCGACGCGTTCGCGCCCTACCTCATCAACCGCATCTCGGCTCGCTACAACGCGGATATGGCCGCAATCCTCAAGGAACACGGGCTGACCACGGCAAAGATGCGTGCGCTGGCGGTCTTGCGCGTGCATCCCGGACTGACGGTGAACGAACTTGCCGTCTATGCGGTGATGGAACAGTCCACCATGAGCCGCACGCTGGATGCGATGGAGGTTGCGGGGCTCGTCGAGCGCAACCTGCGGCCGGATGACGGGCGCGTGCGCGAGGTGGCGCTCACCGAGGCGGGGTCTGCCGCATTTGCCGCAGCCTGGCCGCTCATGCGCGAGCAGGAGAGGCGGATGCTCGGCGGGCTGGACGACGCCGCCCGCGACGCCTTTCTGGAAACGCTGCGCTCGGTGCTGGCCAATATCCGCCACCACCCGTTCTGA
- a CDS encoding NAD(P)/FAD-dependent oxidoreductase — protein MALYDHIIIGSGINALVCAAILSQGSRVLVLERETVVGGTMRTDQLADGFTYDPLAATFVLFHASPAFGALEKPLARHGATFSKTDRPTGVLTSDGRSLVLKTDRAANAEAFDALHPGDGARYLAEMGGIDRNAELLFGLFNNKLIGWKTARLMARKAVTMGPRGLGTFFAHALTTNRRRLTKTYQSDLVQALFAPWPLHAGLNPEQPFSGQMGAVIAYALEAMGAPVVTGGAARVPEALRAMIESGRGTVRTGADVEAILPGSDGRAVAGVRLEGGEEISCPSIICSVTPTQLYGRLLKNWDLPPAVSEETARYQYGKGNMQIHYALDRPVEWADAALKGVQLLHLTDGVDAVSKASNEAERGMLPARPTVCVGQPSAADPSRAPDGKAVLWIQLPECPTTIKGDAAGTIDTPADGTWTEAVREAYADRVEAMIEAHVPGFRDTVVARKAMSPADVAATNINLVGGDPYAGWCGLDQFFLFRPMPQHTNQKTAVEGVYMIGAATHPGPGLNGTSGFLLANDLKS, from the coding sequence TTGGCGCTTTACGATCACATCATCATCGGCTCGGGCATCAATGCGCTGGTGTGCGCGGCGATCCTGTCCCAGGGGAGCCGCGTGCTCGTGCTGGAGCGTGAGACGGTGGTCGGCGGCACCATGCGCACCGACCAGCTGGCGGACGGGTTCACCTACGATCCGCTGGCGGCAACCTTCGTGCTGTTCCACGCCTCGCCGGCATTCGGCGCGCTGGAAAAGCCGCTCGCCCGCCACGGCGCGACCTTTTCGAAGACCGACCGGCCCACCGGCGTCCTGACATCCGATGGCCGCTCGCTGGTGTTGAAGACCGACCGTGCCGCAAACGCCGAAGCGTTCGATGCGCTCCACCCCGGCGACGGGGCGCGCTATCTGGCGGAGATGGGCGGGATCGACCGCAATGCGGAGCTTTTGTTCGGGCTCTTCAACAACAAGCTGATCGGCTGGAAAACAGCCCGCCTCATGGCACGCAAGGCGGTGACGATGGGCCCGCGGGGCCTCGGGACATTCTTTGCCCATGCGCTGACCACCAACCGGCGCCGCCTCACCAAGACCTACCAGTCGGATCTGGTGCAGGCGCTGTTCGCGCCATGGCCGCTGCATGCCGGCCTCAACCCGGAGCAGCCTTTTTCGGGGCAGATGGGCGCGGTGATCGCCTACGCGCTGGAGGCGATGGGGGCGCCCGTCGTGACCGGCGGCGCGGCACGCGTGCCGGAAGCGCTGCGGGCAATGATCGAGAGCGGACGCGGCACGGTGCGCACCGGCGCCGACGTGGAGGCAATCCTGCCGGGCTCTGACGGGCGTGCAGTGGCCGGCGTGCGCCTTGAAGGCGGCGAAGAGATTTCCTGCCCCTCGATCATCTGCTCGGTGACACCGACGCAGCTTTACGGCCGCCTCCTGAAAAACTGGGATCTGCCGCCGGCGGTGTCTGAAGAAACTGCCCGCTACCAGTACGGCAAGGGCAACATGCAGATCCACTACGCGCTGGACCGCCCGGTGGAATGGGCTGACGCGGCGCTGAAAGGCGTTCAGCTCCTGCACCTCACCGATGGTGTCGACGCCGTGTCCAAGGCCAGCAACGAGGCGGAGCGGGGCATGTTGCCGGCGCGTCCCACCGTCTGCGTCGGCCAGCCTTCTGCGGCTGATCCGTCCCGCGCCCCGGACGGCAAGGCTGTATTGTGGATCCAGCTTCCCGAGTGCCCCACCACCATCAAGGGCGACGCGGCGGGCACCATCGACACCCCGGCCGATGGCACATGGACCGAAGCGGTGCGGGAAGCCTACGCGGACCGCGTGGAGGCCATGATCGAGGCGCATGTGCCGGGCTTCCGCGATACGGTGGTGGCGCGCAAGGCCATGTCGCCTGCCGATGTGGCCGCGACCAACATCAACCTTGTGGGCGGCGACCCCTATGCGGGCTGGTGCGGGCTCGACCAGTTTTTCCTGTTCCGGCCGATGCCGCAGCACACCAACCAGAAGACAGCCGTGGAAGGCGTTTACATGATCGGCGCTGCCACCCATCCGGGACCGGGCCTCAACGGAACCTCTGGGTTCCTTCTGGCCAACGATCTGAAATCGTGA
- a CDS encoding cyclase family protein — protein sequence MSALKELADGLLSGNVEVVDLAAPLGPDTPLLKLPPELAVDTPKIEIHKISEYDSNGPFWAWNWLKIGEHSGTHFDAPTHWITGKDYANGTTDRLPVQKVVAPVCVIDCSAETAKDPDFLLTADGVKAWEQEHGEIEPGSWVVMRTDWHKRNGSEAEFLNADETGPHSPGPTVDCIEHIVARGAAGWGTECIGTDAGQAGGMEPPFPAHNILHKNERYGLASLCNLDKLPPKGAILIVAPLKIVNGTGSPVRALALVSR from the coding sequence ATGTCAGCACTCAAAGAATTGGCCGACGGATTGTTGTCGGGAAACGTCGAGGTTGTGGATCTTGCGGCGCCGCTGGGGCCGGACACACCGCTCCTGAAGCTGCCGCCCGAGCTGGCGGTCGACACCCCCAAGATCGAGATTCACAAGATCTCCGAATATGACAGCAATGGCCCGTTCTGGGCGTGGAACTGGCTGAAGATCGGCGAGCACTCCGGCACCCACTTCGATGCGCCGACCCACTGGATCACCGGCAAGGACTACGCCAACGGCACCACCGACCGCCTGCCTGTGCAAAAGGTCGTCGCCCCGGTTTGCGTGATCGACTGTTCGGCCGAAACCGCCAAGGATCCCGATTTCCTCCTCACCGCCGACGGCGTGAAGGCGTGGGAACAGGAGCATGGCGAGATCGAGCCCGGCTCCTGGGTTGTGATGCGCACCGACTGGCACAAGCGCAACGGCTCGGAAGCCGAGTTCCTCAACGCGGACGAGACCGGCCCCCATTCGCCCGGCCCCACGGTCGACTGCATCGAGCACATTGTGGCGCGCGGCGCAGCGGGCTGGGGCACCGAATGCATCGGCACCGATGCCGGGCAAGCCGGCGGCATGGAACCCCCGTTCCCCGCCCACAACATCCTGCACAAGAACGAGCGTTACGGCCTTGCCAGCCTGTGCAATCTCGACAAGCTGCCCCCCAAGGGCGCCATTCTCATTGTGGCGCCGTTGAAGATCGTGAACGGCACCGGCAGCCCCGTGCGCGCTCTGGCGCTGGTTTCGCGCTGA